ttttttatttgactctcttaaataaaaatttgaacactatgactctaattttttttaaaacccactaGAAATAAGTTTAATTGTGATCATCTTAactatattttgatatttttaaatacaaaaaaatgccTAACAACAATctaattttatctaaaatagGGAGAAATAGTAAGCCCAACaacaaagtaaaatttttttttcatctaaaatcatttaaaaaagcccatttagatcttaataaatttgaaatagacTAATGGAAAGTTCATAGTCTACATTATACTATCATTGTAATATTTACATGGTTTctaaacaaatgtgtacaatattGTATAGTTTTTGTAAATGTGTGTAGTATAGTTATCTATaatataaatcttacattgatagtacaatgtaaacatataattatcatgaactaataaataaaagtattttaagtagtaataattaaaattcacttaacaacaacaattaacaTGTTCATTGTGGGTACTTaaggcatgcttgcaacgtcctaggcatgcttggcaaTGTCCTTGGCCGACCTCGGCATGccttgcaacgtcctcggcatgtttagcaacgtcctaggcatgcttggcaatgtccttggccgaccttggcatgctttgcaacgtctTAAGCGTCCCACATCGAAGAGAAATCCCCCcactttctaccttataagctttgaagagaAAGAGTAGTGTATCACTATTTCCAAAGCATGCCAAGGTCGGCCAAGAACAttgccaagcatgcctaggacgttgctaagcatgccgaggacgttgcaaggCATGCCGaggtcggccaaggacgttgccaagcatgccttaggtacccacattcattatattaagaaaaatatgtcatataaacctatagtttattttttattctattactAGAACGTACTAtagacaaatttgtaataagaaaATCATTGAGATTGTAAGATTCATATTTTACTTaagatgtatttttttattgacccctataaaaaaatcctagagcCACCATTGCGTGAAATGCTCtaaatttgttaaaaccaaTTATTAAATGTAGTATGGAGTATTGGACCTAGTCATCTAAGCTAGTAATATTgtaggtttcaaaaaaaaaaaaaagctagtaATATTGTAACAATTATTGAACTAAAGTTCATTTTTCTATTCCCTTGAATTGACAATCATCGCACAATAGGAAAAATCGCATTCAATCGCAAAAATTTTAATGCTGgtgtagaaaaaaaatggtgaaaaagTCAAATAATGCTTTATTTGTACGGTGGAAATTATGAACCGCAGCTTGCAAGTATAGCCACAAAAAACTTACCTGCTCTATCTaggtttttattaaaaaataactataaaatccAATCTATATTATTAGTTAGGCAACGTTTCAAACATATTTGGTTTCTAACAATTCGAGTTCTCTACACTTGATTTTGTCCAGTGAATTTGCACTTGGAAATCAAGTGTGAGACACTCGATTTCCATACTCACTTGGAAATCGAGTGTCTCACACTTGATTTTCTCAGAGTAAAATCGAGTCTTTTGGACtcaatttattaaaatgaaatttgtttcaAACCTTGCTtaactaataatatagtttgggttttatagttattttttaataaaatcccTCTATCTACACTTTGCTAATCCAAAGAAGTTACAGCTATAAGAGAATTGCCAACACGATGGCTTTCACCTCAGCAATGACCTCAGCTGGCTCAGCATATGTCTACATGGCGTGCACCCATCAAACGGCTAGAACAGCCTATGCCACATCCGATATGTGTATGAGCAATGACTAATGATAGCCGCAAAAAAATGCGGCTATCATTAGTCATCCGATATGTGTATGAGCAATGACTAATGATAGCCGCAAAAAAATGCGGCTATCATTAGTCATTACAAACTCCCTACATGATTGAAATCATCACTATAAAAAAATGGGGCTATCCCAGTGTTTGCAAAAGATGgataaaattttctatatatattctcattcGGACTAACCATATTCCTTCACTTCAACCTAGCTATAACACACCTCTCTTTCATTCCAATGGATTACCTTCCTGCTATTGGCATAATAGCttctataatttttcttatttcaaaGATTTTGCAAATCTGTAGGATTCTTCTCTGGAGGCCATATGCCTTGACTAAACACTTTAAAAAACAAGGGATCGTAGGGCCACCTTGCTCTATCCTTTATGGTTCTCTTCATGAAGTGAAGAAGCTGAATATGGCTGCAAGACAAACTGTTTTAGATACAAACTCACATGATATTACTCCGAGGATTGTCCCTCACTACCACAAGTGGTCCTCGTTATATGGTGTTTAATTTCTCTTACCTTTTCTACTTACTAATATCTTCTTTGTCTTAGTAATTATTGGTTCGATCTCCCTCACTACCCTGTGTTTTTGTTGATGAGTAAGAATATGGAGTGAATTTGGCTCCACATATATAGAATCACTAAAGTTCTACTTCCCAccctttatttatatatatatatatatatatggacaaaatttagttataaaattgtttGTAACCTAAGGATacaacttactttttttttttttttgacaatgaaaaaaaaaaaaaaatccaccattggattgaatttatatcttatatcttccatacttgcaaaatttttagaaaaataaagattaatagttatctcattaataaattatttaaattgcaagtttttgtaatttaaaattatgcataaatataaacttatagatcatatagtaaataatatctaattgatacaaaatttgacatgtgtattaagaacgcaaataatatacaatttaacggttagattttcaaaatacgtaataatatttattttattaggtaaggttgtagttttacactacaactaattttgtagttaaagtttgtcctatatatatatatatatatatatatatatgatgttaGCTATATTAggattgttatttattattaagttaaaatagtaattagttTTGGTGCAAAGTGATTCCATTAACCAAGTACTTGAGAAAATTTAGTTGGAATGGTCTCTAACAATGAAGAATAATTTAAGAGACACATCTATTCACGCACtcaatttcataatttattgatttatgtgattgtgagtggttgaaattttttgccCATTATTGATTGGTGCAACACATCATTTTTCTTCTACTATTCACAATCACACAAGTTAATAAATTGTGAAAGTTGATGTAGAAATGATTGTGTCCGAAGTATTGTCTAGATAAGTGCAATAGTCATGAGGTATATACAATTGCTATGCAATTGCCGATTCTAAGATATATTTATGCCGCAGGAGAGACATTTCTGTATTGGTTTGGAATGCAGCCAAGGATTTGCATTTCTGACCCCGAGTTGGCTAAACAAATACTATCAAACAAGTTTGGCTTCTACGTAAAACCATCGTCGAGGCCTTCAGTTCAAACACTAGTGGGGAACAAAGGGTTAGTCTTAATCAGTGGCTTGGACTGGGTTAAGCACAGAAGGATTATCAATCCCGCCTTCTCACTAGACAAGCTCAAGGTAAGAAACCCAGCCCCcctgaacctttttttttcattttttatttgctcATAATCTATCtatgtttaatatattataGTAGGGAAGTAGAAGCTCTATCTTTGTTTAAATTTGATTATGATTACGTTCTAATTTTGTCCcaagtattattttatttctattaggTTTTACATgttctaattttgtgtcaaatgttttttaaaataaagcattc
The sequence above is drawn from the Quercus lobata isolate SW786 chromosome 12, ValleyOak3.0 Primary Assembly, whole genome shotgun sequence genome and encodes:
- the LOC115970587 gene encoding cytochrome P450 709B2-like, whose protein sequence is MDYLPAIGIIASIIFLISKILQICRILLWRPYALTKHFKKQGIVGPPCSILYGSLHEVKKLNMAARQTVLDTNSHDITPRIVPHYHKWSSLYGETFLYWFGMQPRICISDPELAKQILSNKFGFYVKPSSRPSVQTLVGNKGLVLISGLDWVKHRRIINPAFSLDKLKVMVKRMTACTISKLDEWNNQVVAAEDHCHSIEMNGEFKELTADIIAHTAFGSSYAQGLEVFEAQQELQKYCAATHTDIFIPGSQYLPTPLNLQIWKLDKKVKTSLKSIIESRLNSKATGSSCEVDDLLGLMLEASESDGKPKLNVNEIIEECKTFFFAGHETSS